In Bacillus sp. KH172YL63, one genomic interval encodes:
- a CDS encoding putative bifunctional diguanylate cyclase/phosphodiesterase: MFFLFSLLVALIPFSIGITVLFMFKKSKLSKVLFLFLLLASLWQMDVAILFAHGILSIDLIDFLFRLFRIGSILLSPTLFYVAYTIYHEQFQSSGRSRWRYIMNKTSVLSFYIWGLIVYFVGWSEYGIDRLVLVNPEGSYGYYYPLYGDLSWVFHANLCLFPVSMILSFMISVHIHNVVLRSFLFHFILSTAIGYGIGLFNMFPETGLMPSAISVLVFAVSILILSNRMHVGIVRDMNRRLDQQRQFLKTVIDLNPSYIYAKDQEGRYSLVNRSYAELCGLPKEDIIGKTDLEIHGDPENVMDTPRDDKMILENGKGIEIPEERFQDYEGNVRWLQTTKIPMPHEDSTILLGVSTDITERKRYEDELIHQANHDVLTGLPNRRLFNEDVNEILKVHPHKRSAAIMLIDLDRFKYINDTLGHDVGDLLLIEVSRRLERFLESQSFSKSKVYRQGGDEFTLLFPDCSREKAVETAQLLLDQFTGEFLINGQEFYITPSIGISMYPDDGEDATTLMKNADAAMYYVKDREKNDFQLFTNEMNQQTFRKMMIEKELRTALERDEFYLVYQPIADVMTEMICGMEALIRWENQSLGHVSPAEFIPIAEETGLIIPIGEWVLNTALAQSKSWKSEGYRALKLGVNLSMRQLLDKELIVKLEDSIRTHGVNPEMIDLEVTESIAMCDQELIISKLERLKQLGVSLSMDDYGTGYSSLSYLKKYPLDTLKIDRSFINGIMANEDHQAIVKSTISMAKHLHLHVTAEGVESQEEFGFLKRNHCDKAQGYAIGRPVSPEEFEGTYLKPN, from the coding sequence ATGGATGTCGCTATTTTGTTCGCGCATGGGATACTATCCATAGATTTGATTGATTTTCTATTCAGGCTTTTCCGGATTGGGTCGATTCTGCTGTCTCCTACGCTGTTTTATGTGGCGTATACGATTTATCATGAACAATTCCAAAGTTCCGGGAGAAGCAGATGGCGCTACATTATGAATAAAACCAGTGTCCTTTCATTTTATATATGGGGATTGATCGTCTATTTTGTAGGCTGGAGTGAATACGGGATTGACCGGCTCGTCCTTGTCAATCCAGAAGGAAGCTACGGATATTATTATCCCCTGTACGGTGATTTATCGTGGGTTTTCCATGCGAATTTATGCTTATTCCCAGTAAGTATGATTTTATCATTCATGATATCTGTTCATATTCATAATGTAGTGTTGCGCTCCTTTTTATTCCACTTCATCTTATCTACCGCAATTGGCTACGGGATTGGTCTATTCAATATGTTTCCGGAAACGGGGCTGATGCCAAGTGCCATATCCGTCCTTGTATTTGCCGTTTCCATCTTAATCCTCTCGAACCGTATGCATGTGGGTATAGTAAGGGATATGAATAGACGGCTGGATCAACAGCGCCAATTCCTGAAGACGGTGATTGACCTGAATCCATCGTACATTTATGCAAAGGATCAAGAAGGACGCTATTCATTAGTGAATCGGTCTTATGCGGAGCTTTGCGGTTTACCGAAAGAAGACATCATAGGGAAAACAGACCTTGAGATCCATGGTGATCCAGAAAACGTGATGGACACGCCCCGTGATGACAAAATGATTTTAGAAAATGGAAAAGGGATTGAAATACCTGAAGAAAGGTTTCAGGATTATGAAGGTAACGTCCGCTGGCTTCAAACGACAAAAATCCCGATGCCCCATGAGGATTCCACCATTTTACTCGGCGTGTCGACTGACATCACTGAAAGAAAACGATATGAGGATGAGTTGATTCATCAAGCGAATCATGATGTGCTGACAGGATTACCGAACCGGAGGCTGTTTAATGAAGATGTAAATGAGATATTGAAGGTGCATCCACATAAGAGGAGTGCCGCCATCATGCTCATCGATTTGGATCGTTTCAAATATATTAATGACACTCTCGGACATGATGTAGGTGATCTTCTGTTAATAGAAGTATCCAGGCGGTTAGAAAGATTCCTGGAATCCCAATCATTCTCCAAATCAAAGGTGTACAGGCAGGGCGGGGATGAATTCACGTTACTGTTCCCGGATTGTTCAAGGGAGAAGGCAGTCGAGACTGCTCAATTACTCCTTGATCAGTTCACTGGAGAGTTTCTCATTAATGGGCAGGAATTTTATATCACCCCGAGCATTGGGATCAGCATGTACCCTGATGACGGGGAAGATGCCACAACCTTGATGAAAAACGCCGATGCGGCCATGTATTATGTGAAAGACAGGGAAAAGAACGACTTTCAACTTTTCACAAACGAAATGAATCAACAGACCTTCAGGAAAATGATGATTGAGAAAGAATTACGGACCGCTCTTGAAAGAGATGAATTTTATCTGGTCTACCAGCCGATAGCAGATGTGATGACCGAAATGATTTGCGGGATGGAAGCACTGATCCGCTGGGAAAATCAATCATTGGGTCACGTTTCCCCTGCAGAATTCATCCCGATCGCTGAAGAAACAGGCCTGATTATCCCGATTGGAGAATGGGTGCTGAATACTGCGCTTGCTCAATCAAAAAGTTGGAAAAGTGAAGGGTACCGTGCGCTGAAGCTTGGTGTGAATCTCTCGATGAGGCAGCTTCTGGACAAGGAGCTTATCGTGAAACTGGAGGACAGTATCCGGACACATGGAGTGAACCCAGAGATGATTGACCTGGAAGTGACGGAAAGCATTGCCATGTGTGATCAGGAATTGATCATCTCAAAGCTTGAACGATTAAAGCAACTGGGAGTCAGTTTATCAATGGACGACTATGGGACAGGCTATTCTTCCCTGAGTTATTTAAAGAAATATCCCCTTGATACGCTAAAAATCGACCGTTCTTTCATAAATGGCATCATGGCGAACGAAGATCATCAAGCGATAGTGAAAAGTACGATTTCAATGGCGAAGCATCTTCATTTACACGTAACAGCAGAAGGAGTAGAGAGCCAGGAAGAGTTTGGTTTCCTGAAAAGGAATCACTGTGATAAAGCTCAAGGGTATGCCATTGGTCGCCCGGTGTCCCCGGAGGAATTTGAGGGAACCTACTTGAAGCCTAATTGA